A region from the Poecilia reticulata strain Guanapo linkage group LG12, Guppy_female_1.0+MT, whole genome shotgun sequence genome encodes:
- the rph3aa gene encoding rabphilin-3A isoform X1, producing the protein MNVSGGTLGGDLTDEEKEIINSVLARAAMMEAMEQQRIERLSSRLDSIKKTACGDGQSRCLLCGTSFGAQGVTAVLCSQCKKHMCSKCGIWINCRTCPMWLCRICNEQQEVQKRSGAWFYKGRDQQGLPSPLPLSRPPQSNSEDSTGPGWSEGHRPSHQTDEPRQKQSSASEQWEQTARTTTDSCDETHSTQAAGTKTERHVLASKAPQANTQQTAPTPVPAADLESKRQPVVSSGPTYIPATRITPPANPPSNNATPQRPAPDHTENDDNDYDSDDATTLGSLEFSLLYEQENHALHCCIIKAKGLKPMDSNGLADPYVKLHLLPGASKSNKLRTKTLKNTLNPLWNETLIYHGITDDEMQRKTLRLSVSDEDKFGHNEFIGETRVALKKVKFDQKKNFNVCLERVIPVKKAVGGSIRGMALYEDDLKEGEDSEERGRILISLTYNSQQSRLVVGVVRCAHLAAMDSNGYSDPFVKICLKPDMGKKAKNKTQIKKKTLNPEFNEEFSYEIKHAELAKKTLDVSVWDYDMGKSNDFIGGCQLGIQAKGDSLKHWYECLKNKDKKIERWHVLLNDNTVQFED; encoded by the exons ATGAACGTGTCTGGGGGCACCCTGGGAGGCGACCTTACAGATGAGGAGAAGGAGATCATCAACAGCGTCCTGGCCCGCGCCGCCATGATGGAGGCCATGGAGCAGCAGCGCATCGA GCGTCTGTCCAGTCGCCTGGACAGCATTAAGAAGACGGCGTGTGGTGATGGACAGTCTCGCTGCCTGCTGTGTGGAACGTCCTTCGGAGCGCAGGGGGTCACAGCTGTTCTCTGTTCGCAGTGCAAAAAG CACATGTGCAGCAAATGCGGGATTTGGATTAACTGCAGGACTTGTCCGATGTGGCTCTGCCGGATCTGCAACGAGCAGCAAGAG GTACAGAAACGTTCAGGGGCCTGGTTTTATAAAGGAAGAGATCAGCAGGGCCTGCCATCCCCTCTGCCTCTCTCCAGACCTCCTCAGTCCAACTCAGAGGACAGCACCGGTCCAGGCTGGTCAGAGGGACACAGACCAAGTCATCAGACTGATG AGCCTCGGCAGAAGCAGTCCAGTGCGTCAGAACAATGGGAGCAGACAGCAAGAACAACAACTGACAGCTGTGATGAGACTCATTCTACTCAGGCAGCTGGAACCAAGACGGAGAGGCATGTGTTAGCGTCCAAAGCACCTCAGGCAAACACGCAGCAGACGGCACCCACCCCAG TTCCAGCGGCGGATCTGGAGAGCAAGCGGCAACCTGTCGTCTCCTCAGGTCCCACTTACATACCTGCAACCAGGATCACTCCACCTGCGAATCCACCTTCCAACAACGCGACGCCTCAGAGGCCCGCTCCAGACCACACAGAGAACGACGACAATGACTACGACTCGGACGATGCCA CCACACTGGGATCTCTAGAGTTCAGCCTTCTTTATGAACAGGAGAATCATGCTCTACACTGCTGCATCATTAAAGCTAAG ggTTTGAAACCAATGGATTCTAATGGACTGGCAGATCCGTATGTAAAGCTACATCTGCTGCCTGGAGCCAGTAAG TCCAACAAGCTTCGCACCAAGACGCTTAAAAACACCCTGAACCCTCTGTGGAACGAGACGCTGATCTACCACGGCATCACCGACGACGAGATGCAACGCAAAACACTCAG ACTGTCGGTGAGCGATGAGGACAAGTTTGGACATAACGAATTCATTGGAGAGACACGGGTTGCACTCAAGAAAGTGAAGTTTGACCAGAAGAAGAATTTCAATGTTTGCTTGGAGAGAGTGATCCCG GTGAAGAAGGCTGTTGGAGGGTCAATTCGTGGCATGGCACTTTATGAGGACGAT CTGAAGGAAGGCGAAGACTCAGAGGAGAGGGGCCGCATCCTGATATCGCTGACGTACAACAGTCAGCAGAGCCGTCTGGTAGTGGGCGTGGTCCGCTGCGCTCACCTGGCCGCCATGGACTCCAACGGCTACTCAGACCCTTTCGTCAAAAT ATGTCTGAAGCCAGACATGGGAAAGAAAGCCAAGAACAAGACGCAGATCAAAAAGAAGACCCTCAACCCGGAGTTCAACGAG GAGTTCAGTTACGAAATTAAACACGCCGAGCTCGCCAAGAAAACCCTGGACGTATCGGTCTGGGACTATGACATGGGGAAATCCAACGATTTCATTG GGGGATGTCAGCTAGGCATCCAGGCTAAAGGAGATAGTTTGAAACACTGGTACGAATGCCTCAAGAACAAAGACAAGAAGATTGAGCGCTGGCATGTCCTGCTTAATGACAATACTGTCCAGTTTGAGGATTAG
- the rph3aa gene encoding rabphilin-3A isoform X2, whose amino-acid sequence MNVSGGTLGGDLTDEEKEIINSVLARAAMMEAMEQQRIERLSSRLDSIKKTACGDGQSRCLLCGTSFGAQGVTAVLCSQCKKHMCSKCGIWINCRTCPMWLCRICNEQQEVQKRSGAWFYKGRDQQGLPSPLPLSRPPQSNSEDSTGPGWSEGHRPSHQTDEPRQKQSSASEQWEQTARTTTDSCDETHSTQAAGTKTERHVLASKAPQANTQQTAPTPGPTYIPATRITPPANPPSNNATPQRPAPDHTENDDNDYDSDDATTLGSLEFSLLYEQENHALHCCIIKAKGLKPMDSNGLADPYVKLHLLPGASKSNKLRTKTLKNTLNPLWNETLIYHGITDDEMQRKTLRLSVSDEDKFGHNEFIGETRVALKKVKFDQKKNFNVCLERVIPVKKAVGGSIRGMALYEDDLKEGEDSEERGRILISLTYNSQQSRLVVGVVRCAHLAAMDSNGYSDPFVKICLKPDMGKKAKNKTQIKKKTLNPEFNEEFSYEIKHAELAKKTLDVSVWDYDMGKSNDFIGGCQLGIQAKGDSLKHWYECLKNKDKKIERWHVLLNDNTVQFED is encoded by the exons ATGAACGTGTCTGGGGGCACCCTGGGAGGCGACCTTACAGATGAGGAGAAGGAGATCATCAACAGCGTCCTGGCCCGCGCCGCCATGATGGAGGCCATGGAGCAGCAGCGCATCGA GCGTCTGTCCAGTCGCCTGGACAGCATTAAGAAGACGGCGTGTGGTGATGGACAGTCTCGCTGCCTGCTGTGTGGAACGTCCTTCGGAGCGCAGGGGGTCACAGCTGTTCTCTGTTCGCAGTGCAAAAAG CACATGTGCAGCAAATGCGGGATTTGGATTAACTGCAGGACTTGTCCGATGTGGCTCTGCCGGATCTGCAACGAGCAGCAAGAG GTACAGAAACGTTCAGGGGCCTGGTTTTATAAAGGAAGAGATCAGCAGGGCCTGCCATCCCCTCTGCCTCTCTCCAGACCTCCTCAGTCCAACTCAGAGGACAGCACCGGTCCAGGCTGGTCAGAGGGACACAGACCAAGTCATCAGACTGATG AGCCTCGGCAGAAGCAGTCCAGTGCGTCAGAACAATGGGAGCAGACAGCAAGAACAACAACTGACAGCTGTGATGAGACTCATTCTACTCAGGCAGCTGGAACCAAGACGGAGAGGCATGTGTTAGCGTCCAAAGCACCTCAGGCAAACACGCAGCAGACGGCACCCACCCCAG GTCCCACTTACATACCTGCAACCAGGATCACTCCACCTGCGAATCCACCTTCCAACAACGCGACGCCTCAGAGGCCCGCTCCAGACCACACAGAGAACGACGACAATGACTACGACTCGGACGATGCCA CCACACTGGGATCTCTAGAGTTCAGCCTTCTTTATGAACAGGAGAATCATGCTCTACACTGCTGCATCATTAAAGCTAAG ggTTTGAAACCAATGGATTCTAATGGACTGGCAGATCCGTATGTAAAGCTACATCTGCTGCCTGGAGCCAGTAAG TCCAACAAGCTTCGCACCAAGACGCTTAAAAACACCCTGAACCCTCTGTGGAACGAGACGCTGATCTACCACGGCATCACCGACGACGAGATGCAACGCAAAACACTCAG ACTGTCGGTGAGCGATGAGGACAAGTTTGGACATAACGAATTCATTGGAGAGACACGGGTTGCACTCAAGAAAGTGAAGTTTGACCAGAAGAAGAATTTCAATGTTTGCTTGGAGAGAGTGATCCCG GTGAAGAAGGCTGTTGGAGGGTCAATTCGTGGCATGGCACTTTATGAGGACGAT CTGAAGGAAGGCGAAGACTCAGAGGAGAGGGGCCGCATCCTGATATCGCTGACGTACAACAGTCAGCAGAGCCGTCTGGTAGTGGGCGTGGTCCGCTGCGCTCACCTGGCCGCCATGGACTCCAACGGCTACTCAGACCCTTTCGTCAAAAT ATGTCTGAAGCCAGACATGGGAAAGAAAGCCAAGAACAAGACGCAGATCAAAAAGAAGACCCTCAACCCGGAGTTCAACGAG GAGTTCAGTTACGAAATTAAACACGCCGAGCTCGCCAAGAAAACCCTGGACGTATCGGTCTGGGACTATGACATGGGGAAATCCAACGATTTCATTG GGGGATGTCAGCTAGGCATCCAGGCTAAAGGAGATAGTTTGAAACACTGGTACGAATGCCTCAAGAACAAAGACAAGAAGATTGAGCGCTGGCATGTCCTGCTTAATGACAATACTGTCCAGTTTGAGGATTAG
- the rph3aa gene encoding rabphilin-3A isoform X3 has translation MCDTLPHFALTTQHMCSKCGIWINCRTCPMWLCRICNEQQEVQKRSGAWFYKGRDQQGLPSPLPLSRPPQSNSEDSTGPGWSEGHRPSHQTDEPRQKQSSASEQWEQTARTTTDSCDETHSTQAAGTKTERHVLASKAPQANTQQTAPTPVPAADLESKRQPVVSSGPTYIPATRITPPANPPSNNATPQRPAPDHTENDDNDYDSDDATTLGSLEFSLLYEQENHALHCCIIKAKGLKPMDSNGLADPYVKLHLLPGASKSNKLRTKTLKNTLNPLWNETLIYHGITDDEMQRKTLRLSVSDEDKFGHNEFIGETRVALKKVKFDQKKNFNVCLERVIPVKKAVGGSIRGMALYEDDLKEGEDSEERGRILISLTYNSQQSRLVVGVVRCAHLAAMDSNGYSDPFVKICLKPDMGKKAKNKTQIKKKTLNPEFNEEFSYEIKHAELAKKTLDVSVWDYDMGKSNDFIGGCQLGIQAKGDSLKHWYECLKNKDKKIERWHVLLNDNTVQFED, from the exons ATGTGTGACACTCTGCCTCACTTTGCTCTCACTACTCAA CACATGTGCAGCAAATGCGGGATTTGGATTAACTGCAGGACTTGTCCGATGTGGCTCTGCCGGATCTGCAACGAGCAGCAAGAG GTACAGAAACGTTCAGGGGCCTGGTTTTATAAAGGAAGAGATCAGCAGGGCCTGCCATCCCCTCTGCCTCTCTCCAGACCTCCTCAGTCCAACTCAGAGGACAGCACCGGTCCAGGCTGGTCAGAGGGACACAGACCAAGTCATCAGACTGATG AGCCTCGGCAGAAGCAGTCCAGTGCGTCAGAACAATGGGAGCAGACAGCAAGAACAACAACTGACAGCTGTGATGAGACTCATTCTACTCAGGCAGCTGGAACCAAGACGGAGAGGCATGTGTTAGCGTCCAAAGCACCTCAGGCAAACACGCAGCAGACGGCACCCACCCCAG TTCCAGCGGCGGATCTGGAGAGCAAGCGGCAACCTGTCGTCTCCTCAGGTCCCACTTACATACCTGCAACCAGGATCACTCCACCTGCGAATCCACCTTCCAACAACGCGACGCCTCAGAGGCCCGCTCCAGACCACACAGAGAACGACGACAATGACTACGACTCGGACGATGCCA CCACACTGGGATCTCTAGAGTTCAGCCTTCTTTATGAACAGGAGAATCATGCTCTACACTGCTGCATCATTAAAGCTAAG ggTTTGAAACCAATGGATTCTAATGGACTGGCAGATCCGTATGTAAAGCTACATCTGCTGCCTGGAGCCAGTAAG TCCAACAAGCTTCGCACCAAGACGCTTAAAAACACCCTGAACCCTCTGTGGAACGAGACGCTGATCTACCACGGCATCACCGACGACGAGATGCAACGCAAAACACTCAG ACTGTCGGTGAGCGATGAGGACAAGTTTGGACATAACGAATTCATTGGAGAGACACGGGTTGCACTCAAGAAAGTGAAGTTTGACCAGAAGAAGAATTTCAATGTTTGCTTGGAGAGAGTGATCCCG GTGAAGAAGGCTGTTGGAGGGTCAATTCGTGGCATGGCACTTTATGAGGACGAT CTGAAGGAAGGCGAAGACTCAGAGGAGAGGGGCCGCATCCTGATATCGCTGACGTACAACAGTCAGCAGAGCCGTCTGGTAGTGGGCGTGGTCCGCTGCGCTCACCTGGCCGCCATGGACTCCAACGGCTACTCAGACCCTTTCGTCAAAAT ATGTCTGAAGCCAGACATGGGAAAGAAAGCCAAGAACAAGACGCAGATCAAAAAGAAGACCCTCAACCCGGAGTTCAACGAG GAGTTCAGTTACGAAATTAAACACGCCGAGCTCGCCAAGAAAACCCTGGACGTATCGGTCTGGGACTATGACATGGGGAAATCCAACGATTTCATTG GGGGATGTCAGCTAGGCATCCAGGCTAAAGGAGATAGTTTGAAACACTGGTACGAATGCCTCAAGAACAAAGACAAGAAGATTGAGCGCTGGCATGTCCTGCTTAATGACAATACTGTCCAGTTTGAGGATTAG